The Saccharomonospora cyanea NA-134 genome includes a region encoding these proteins:
- a CDS encoding NAD(P)-dependent oxidoreductase, producing the protein MTGSAPPTSRVGTDVQDFRRPLGLRSAAHAETSPRTGDTMEPSGVRMGFAGLGVMGLPMALNLARAGTPLLVWNRTASRCDPVVAAGARRADDAGELFARSDVVVLMLADEVAVDAVLARGTTSFAARVRGRTVVHMGTVSAEYSQGLGEEIAAAGGAYVEAPVSGSRGPAESGDLVALLAGCDTDVARVRPLLSPMCSATVDCGPVPGALRMKFAVNLFMITMVTGLAEAFHFAEGHGLDTGTLERVLDAGPMASVVSRAKAAKLVSGDSSVQAAAADVLKNTRLITESACSAKVASPLLDVCHALYEQTVELGHGGVDMTAVIRALEARTESRDTTHAG; encoded by the coding sequence GTGACCGGGTCCGCGCCGCCCACGTCACGGGTCGGCACAGACGTTCAAGACTTCCGCCGTCCGCTCGGTCTACGTTCGGCCGCACACGCCGAGACTAGCCCGAGGACGGGAGACACGATGGAGCCGAGCGGAGTACGGATGGGTTTCGCCGGGCTGGGTGTCATGGGCCTGCCGATGGCGCTCAACCTCGCCCGGGCGGGCACACCGCTGCTGGTGTGGAACCGGACCGCCTCCCGCTGTGATCCGGTGGTCGCGGCCGGGGCGCGGCGCGCGGACGACGCCGGGGAACTGTTCGCGCGCTCGGACGTGGTGGTGCTGATGCTCGCCGACGAGGTCGCCGTCGACGCGGTACTGGCGCGCGGCACCACGTCGTTCGCCGCTCGGGTCCGGGGCCGCACCGTGGTGCACATGGGCACCGTGTCGGCCGAGTACTCGCAAGGACTCGGTGAGGAGATCGCGGCGGCGGGCGGCGCCTACGTCGAGGCTCCCGTGTCGGGTTCGCGTGGCCCCGCGGAGTCGGGCGACCTCGTGGCCCTGCTCGCCGGTTGCGACACGGACGTGGCGCGGGTGCGGCCGCTGCTGTCGCCGATGTGCTCGGCGACGGTCGACTGTGGTCCCGTGCCCGGCGCGCTGCGCATGAAGTTCGCGGTCAACCTCTTCATGATCACGATGGTGACCGGGCTCGCCGAGGCGTTCCACTTCGCCGAGGGGCACGGCCTCGATACGGGGACGCTCGAACGCGTTCTCGACGCGGGACCGATGGCGTCGGTGGTGTCGCGGGCCAAGGCGGCCAAGCTCGTCTCCGGCGATTCGTCGGTGCAGGCGGCAGCGGCCGACGTACTGAAGAACACCCGGCTCATCACCGAGTCGGCCTGCTCGGCGAAGGTCGCCTCGCCCCTGCTGGACGTCTGCCACGCCCTGTACGAGCAGACCGTGGAACTCGGGCACGGCGGCGTGGACATGACCGCCGTGATCAGAGCCCTCGAAGCTCGCACGGAGAGCCGCGACACCACGCACGCGGGCTAG
- a CDS encoding helix-turn-helix domain-containing protein — protein MTWAARTRSPGHRLRYGGGACGIERLEAVLVGEGFSPHRHDTYAVGVTLSGTQTFRYRGRLRYCLAGEWHVLHPDEVHDGVPGTADGFGYRIVHLDPVLVQEALGGQPLPFVADPVIRDGGHPLAEYLADMDETLDDLRAAELTTAVADLLVRHADRSFRRRAPLDLPALLRVRALLLDDPQSAHSAADLEGVSGLDRWTLARQFRAAFGTSPTRFRTMRRVDRARELIRAGGRLGDVAALAGFADQSHLTRMFKRAYGLTPAAWAEAVRAAG, from the coding sequence GTGACGTGGGCGGCGCGGACCCGGTCACCCGGCCACCGGCTGCGGTACGGCGGTGGTGCGTGCGGCATCGAGCGACTCGAAGCCGTCCTGGTGGGCGAGGGTTTCTCCCCGCACCGGCACGACACGTACGCCGTCGGGGTGACTCTGAGCGGGACGCAGACGTTCCGGTACCGGGGGCGGTTGCGGTACTGCCTCGCCGGTGAGTGGCACGTCCTGCATCCCGACGAGGTGCACGACGGCGTGCCCGGAACCGCCGACGGATTCGGTTACCGCATCGTCCACCTCGATCCCGTGCTGGTCCAGGAGGCACTCGGCGGGCAGCCGCTGCCGTTCGTGGCCGACCCGGTGATCCGGGACGGCGGGCACCCGCTCGCCGAATACCTGGCCGACATGGACGAGACCCTCGACGATCTCAGGGCGGCCGAACTCACCACCGCGGTCGCGGATCTCCTCGTCCGTCACGCCGACCGGAGTTTCCGGCGCCGCGCACCGCTCGACCTGCCCGCGCTGCTGCGCGTGCGTGCCCTGCTGCTCGACGATCCGCAGAGCGCGCACTCCGCCGCGGACCTGGAAGGCGTGTCAGGGCTCGACCGCTGGACACTGGCCCGGCAGTTCCGTGCCGCGTTCGGCACCAGTCCCACGCGGTTCCGCACCATGCGCAGGGTCGACCGGGCGCGGGAACTGATACGCGCCGGAGGTCGGCTCGGCGACGTGGCGGCGCTGGCGGGTTTCGCCGACCAGAGTCACCTGACGCGGATGTTCAAGCGCGCCTACGGTCTCACCCCCGCGGCGTGGGCCGAAGCCGTCCGGGCGGCCGGATAG
- a CDS encoding helix-turn-helix transcriptional regulator, which produces MPENLLGDYLRARRARISPHAAGIPAHGVRRVPGLRREEVATMAGVSVDYYVRLEQGRERNPSAQVLAALGDVLQLDDDARLHLFRIAGLTPGTPHSIAPERVDPELLRLMDMWPDNPAIVLGRAYDVLAANRLAHALFDGFGHGPNLLAQIFLAPDARAFYPDWDRVAAYAVAGFRVLHGRSPRDPRITEVLDSLTARSEEFAALWQRHDARGKRLERKRFRHPEVGELTLHMNAFEVKSVPGQELIVYHAEPGSVSAEALTLLGTLAATHSRDREPADP; this is translated from the coding sequence ATGCCTGAGAACCTCCTGGGCGACTACCTGCGGGCCCGGCGCGCGCGGATCAGTCCCCATGCCGCCGGCATTCCGGCCCACGGAGTCCGCCGCGTGCCGGGCCTTCGCCGTGAGGAGGTGGCGACGATGGCGGGCGTGAGTGTCGACTACTACGTGCGACTGGAGCAGGGACGCGAGCGCAACCCCTCGGCTCAGGTCCTCGCGGCTCTCGGTGACGTGCTGCAGCTCGACGACGACGCGCGCCTCCACCTCTTCCGCATCGCCGGGCTGACGCCGGGCACCCCGCACAGCATCGCCCCCGAGCGGGTCGATCCCGAGTTGCTGCGGCTGATGGACATGTGGCCGGACAACCCAGCGATCGTCCTGGGCCGGGCGTACGACGTGCTGGCCGCGAACCGGCTGGCGCACGCACTGTTCGACGGGTTCGGCCACGGCCCGAACCTGCTGGCGCAGATCTTCCTCGCCCCGGACGCGCGGGCCTTCTATCCCGACTGGGACCGGGTCGCGGCATACGCGGTGGCCGGGTTCCGGGTGCTGCACGGCCGCTCACCGCGCGACCCCCGCATCACCGAGGTGCTGGACTCGCTCACGGCGCGGAGCGAGGAGTTCGCCGCCCTGTGGCAGCGCCACGACGCTCGCGGCAAACGCTTGGAACGCAAGCGGTTCCGTCACCCGGAGGTCGGGGAACTCACGCTGCACATGAACGCTTTCGAGGTGAAGTCCGTTCCCGGACAGGAACTGATCGTCTATCACGCCGAGCCCGGTTCGGTCAGCGCCGAGGCACTCACCCTGCTCGGCACCCTCGCGGCGACCCACAGCCGGGACAGGGAGCCGGCTGACCCGTGA
- a CDS encoding VOC family protein: MASMTRLYSGVPVTDRAAARDWYAAFFGRPADEVVGGEELWRISDTAWVFVDEIPDRAGHALLTLEVEGLDGILARLAAHDIGHEPVETYANGVRHVTVVDPDGNSLSLAEAPAEPAG, encoded by the coding sequence ATGGCATCGATGACTCGCCTGTACAGCGGCGTGCCGGTGACCGACCGCGCTGCCGCACGCGACTGGTACGCGGCGTTCTTCGGGCGCCCGGCGGACGAGGTCGTCGGTGGTGAGGAACTCTGGCGGATCAGTGACACCGCGTGGGTCTTCGTCGACGAGATTCCCGACCGGGCGGGCCATGCGCTGCTCACTCTGGAGGTGGAAGGTCTCGACGGCATCCTGGCTCGGCTGGCCGCACACGACATCGGGCACGAACCGGTGGAGACCTACGCCAACGGGGTACGTCACGTCACCGTCGTGGACCCGGACGGGAACAGCCTCTCCCTCGCGGAGGCTCCCGCAGAACCGGCGGGGTGA
- a CDS encoding trans-aconitate 2-methyltransferase, whose amino-acid sequence MWDPQAYLDYGELRARPFRELVARVGAERPRRVVDVGCGPGTLTAELARRWPEARLEAFDNSPEMVAAARERGVAARLCDVSDWRPEPDTDVVVSNAVLQWVPGHEELLRRWVGELPGGAWLAVQVPGNMEAPSHRIVRELAASEPWAHRLRDVRLRGVDAVYEPLDYAELLADLGCEVDAWETTYVQRLTGENAVLEWVTGTALRPIAAALDHEEWQGFRRDLAPLLDEAYPPRRDGTTWFPFRRIFVVARTPA is encoded by the coding sequence GTGTGGGATCCGCAGGCGTACCTGGACTACGGGGAGCTCAGGGCGCGGCCGTTCCGCGAACTCGTCGCCCGCGTCGGCGCCGAGCGGCCACGCCGGGTCGTGGACGTCGGCTGCGGGCCGGGCACGCTCACCGCCGAGCTCGCGCGCCGCTGGCCGGAGGCGAGGCTGGAGGCGTTCGACAACTCACCGGAGATGGTGGCCGCGGCCCGGGAGCGGGGCGTGGCCGCGCGCCTGTGCGACGTGAGCGACTGGCGGCCCGAACCCGACACCGACGTGGTCGTCAGCAACGCGGTGCTGCAGTGGGTGCCGGGCCACGAGGAGTTGCTGCGCCGCTGGGTGGGTGAGCTTCCGGGCGGGGCGTGGTTGGCGGTGCAGGTGCCAGGCAATATGGAGGCGCCGTCGCATCGCATCGTGCGCGAACTCGCGGCGAGCGAGCCGTGGGCCCACCGGCTGCGGGACGTGCGGCTGCGTGGCGTCGACGCCGTGTACGAGCCGCTGGACTACGCGGAACTGCTCGCCGACCTGGGCTGCGAGGTGGACGCGTGGGAGACCACCTACGTGCAGCGGTTGACGGGTGAGAACGCCGTGCTGGAATGGGTCACCGGCACGGCCCTGCGACCGATCGCCGCCGCGCTCGACCACGAGGAGTGGCAGGGGTTCCGCCGGGACCTGGCGCCTTTGCTGGACGAGGCGTACCCGCCACGGCGCGACGGTACGACGTGGTTCCCGTTCCGGCGGATCTTCGTGGTGGCGCGCACCCCCGCCTGA
- a CDS encoding serpin family protein has translation MPASDVVRTHLGFTLAVHRALAAPGGNACFSPYSVASALALVARAARGDTAAEPAGLLAGSLDHVAELTELLHKAAVLDAARSGEDTPSLAVSNTLWVWRELGIRQGFTEALSEWPSGAVRTAPFVDDPEGARTAINADVARTTRDLVPELLPAGTVGDDTVAGLVNALYLRVGWTFPFREADTADGDFHTPSGVVRVPMMRQAERLGHAAVGGWQLVDLPAVGGVSASVLLPDRPLEEAEPGLDADTLAALLAARRETMVRLSLPRLSLDLRCALKDTLEALGVRRMFRPGADFGELTDDPRMVVSDMLHQSVLRVDETGLEGAAATAAMMRLVSAPAAEPVTVTVDRPFLFLVRHRASGVVYFLARVVQP, from the coding sequence ATGCCCGCTTCCGATGTCGTCCGGACTCACCTGGGTTTCACACTGGCCGTGCACCGGGCTCTGGCCGCACCCGGCGGCAACGCGTGCTTCTCGCCCTATTCCGTGGCGAGCGCGCTCGCCCTGGTCGCCCGCGCGGCCAGAGGGGACACCGCCGCCGAGCCCGCAGGGCTCCTCGCGGGGTCGCTCGATCACGTCGCCGAGCTGACGGAGCTGCTGCACAAGGCTGCCGTGCTCGACGCCGCGCGCAGCGGTGAGGACACCCCCTCGCTCGCGGTGTCCAACACGCTGTGGGTGTGGCGGGAACTCGGGATCAGACAGGGTTTCACCGAGGCCCTGAGCGAATGGCCTTCCGGGGCGGTGCGGACGGCGCCGTTCGTGGACGACCCCGAGGGCGCCCGCACCGCGATCAACGCCGACGTCGCCCGCACGACCCGCGACCTCGTCCCCGAACTGCTGCCGGCAGGCACGGTCGGTGACGACACCGTGGCGGGGCTCGTCAACGCGCTGTACCTGCGCGTGGGATGGACGTTCCCGTTCCGGGAGGCGGACACGGCCGACGGTGACTTCCACACGCCGTCGGGTGTCGTGAGAGTGCCGATGATGCGCCAGGCCGAACGCCTCGGCCACGCCGCCGTCGGCGGCTGGCAGCTCGTGGACCTGCCCGCGGTCGGTGGCGTCTCCGCGTCGGTGCTGTTGCCCGACCGCCCGTTGGAGGAGGCCGAACCCGGTCTCGACGCGGACACGCTGGCGGCGTTGCTGGCCGCGCGGCGCGAGACGATGGTGCGGCTGAGCCTGCCTCGCCTGTCCCTGGACCTCCGGTGTGCGTTGAAGGACACGCTCGAAGCGCTGGGCGTACGCAGGATGTTCCGGCCGGGCGCGGACTTCGGGGAACTGACCGACGATCCGCGGATGGTGGTGTCGGACATGCTGCACCAGTCGGTGTTGCGTGTCGACGAGACCGGGCTGGAGGGCGCGGCCGCCACCGCGGCGATGATGCGCCTGGTGTCGGCTCCCGCGGCGGAGCCCGTCACCGTGACGGTGGACCGGCCGTTTTTGTTCCTCGTGCGGCACCGGGCCAGTGGCGTGGTCTACTTCCTGGCCAGGGTCGTCCAGCCGTGA
- a CDS encoding sigma-70 family RNA polymerase sigma factor, with the protein METERPDSSGDSDSSHAFSSLRAHLLAVGYRLTGSLADAEDAVQETWLRWAGLPDARREAVRDLRAWCTTVVGRVCLDRLRSAAARRERYVGQWLPEPIVTPLGTARPDDPLDVVVRDDAVRMAAMVVLDTLTPQQRVAFVLHDAFDVPFDEIADILDCSVAAARQHASRGRRAVADAEPPPRESLEHQRLVVERFLAAVSSGDVRAVAEVLHPDARFVGDSDGKARTALRVLVGVDKIARFAVGLVATYRPGALMAARPVLVNGDLGFHLAAEPGEGRYRDLHERVHTMAVRDGRIVAIYDIANPDKLTRIPR; encoded by the coding sequence ATGGAGACCGAACGCCCCGACAGCTCCGGCGACTCCGACAGCTCTCATGCGTTCTCCTCCCTCCGCGCCCACCTGCTCGCGGTGGGCTACCGGCTCACCGGGTCGCTGGCCGACGCCGAGGACGCCGTGCAGGAGACGTGGCTGCGCTGGGCGGGTCTCCCGGACGCCCGCCGCGAGGCGGTCCGCGACCTGCGCGCCTGGTGCACGACGGTGGTCGGGCGCGTGTGCCTGGACCGCCTGCGCTCCGCGGCGGCACGTCGCGAACGCTACGTCGGCCAGTGGCTGCCGGAACCGATCGTGACGCCGCTGGGCACGGCGCGCCCGGACGACCCGCTCGACGTCGTGGTGCGTGACGACGCCGTGCGCATGGCGGCCATGGTGGTGCTGGACACGCTCACCCCGCAGCAGCGGGTGGCGTTCGTACTGCACGACGCCTTCGACGTGCCGTTCGACGAGATCGCCGACATCCTGGACTGCTCCGTCGCCGCGGCACGGCAGCACGCGTCGCGGGGCCGCAGGGCCGTGGCCGACGCCGAGCCACCGCCGAGGGAGAGCCTGGAACACCAGCGGCTGGTGGTCGAGCGGTTCCTGGCCGCGGTGAGTTCCGGCGACGTGCGGGCGGTCGCCGAAGTCCTGCACCCCGACGCCCGCTTCGTCGGCGACTCCGACGGCAAGGCGCGGACGGCACTCCGCGTCCTCGTCGGCGTCGACAAGATCGCCCGCTTCGCCGTCGGTCTGGTCGCCACCTACCGGCCGGGGGCGCTCATGGCCGCCCGGCCGGTACTGGTCAACGGCGATCTCGGCTTCCACCTCGCGGCCGAACCCGGCGAAGGCCGCTACCGCGACCTCCACGAGCGCGTGCACACGATGGCCGTGCGTGACGGCCGGATCGTCGCAATCTACGACATCGCCAACCCCGACAAGCTCACGCGGATACCTCGGTGA
- the dnaG gene encoding DNA primase has product MAGRIRESDIAQVRDRNRIDEVVGEYVALRRAGGGALKGLCPFHEEKTPSFNVRPTHGTFHCFGCGEGGDVIKFVMRIEHLGFVEAVERLADRIGLRLTYEGGGTSVRRDRGTRLRLVEAHKAAQAFYAEQLATPEAEAARKFLSERGFDQAAWTKFGCGFAPGGWDRLTKHLIRSGFELNELYKAQLSKEGRRGPIDRFHRRLVWPIKDRGGDVVGFGARRLFDDDPIQAKYLNTSESPIYKKSQVLFGLDQAKREIARRHQVVVVEGYTDVMAMHEAGVPTAVASSGTAFGEEHMRVLRQIMMDDDTFRGEVIFTFDGDSAGQKAALKAFEGDQTFAGQTYIAVAPDGMDPCELRLAKGDAAVRDLVARRTPLFEFAIRSLLSEYDLDSVDGQVAALQRTVPLVAQIKDRAKRDGYATKLAWWVGWQDEAMVVRRVRETAGAPVKANGARRAPVRSGGGANGADGGRRPAQLERPDPRNPDLEAQREALKAALQEPALAGPEYDALPEDAFVHPAYVGVHRAIVKAGGTSSGLTGPALIEAAAAHADDRTVASLLSELAVEPLRSQSDADVRYVSSVLAAVQESLVGRQIGELKSRLQRLSPVDAAEEYRALFGDLVALEQYRIALREQAANRWD; this is encoded by the coding sequence GTGGCGGGACGGATCCGGGAGAGCGACATCGCACAGGTGCGTGACCGCAATCGGATCGACGAGGTCGTCGGCGAGTACGTGGCCCTGCGCAGGGCCGGCGGCGGTGCGCTGAAGGGCCTGTGCCCCTTCCACGAGGAGAAGACGCCGTCGTTCAACGTGCGTCCCACGCACGGCACCTTCCACTGCTTCGGCTGCGGTGAGGGCGGCGACGTCATCAAGTTCGTCATGCGGATCGAACACCTCGGGTTCGTCGAGGCCGTCGAACGGCTCGCCGACCGCATCGGACTGCGACTCACCTACGAGGGCGGCGGGACCTCCGTCCGCCGCGACCGAGGGACGCGGCTGCGCCTGGTGGAGGCACACAAGGCCGCCCAGGCGTTCTACGCCGAGCAGCTCGCCACCCCGGAGGCGGAGGCGGCCAGGAAGTTCCTCTCCGAGCGGGGCTTCGACCAGGCGGCGTGGACGAAGTTCGGCTGCGGGTTCGCGCCCGGCGGCTGGGACCGGCTGACGAAACACCTGATCCGCAGCGGCTTCGAGCTGAACGAGCTCTACAAGGCACAGTTGTCGAAGGAGGGCAGGCGCGGTCCCATCGACCGGTTCCACCGCAGGCTCGTGTGGCCGATCAAGGACCGCGGCGGAGACGTCGTCGGGTTCGGCGCGCGGCGGTTGTTCGACGACGACCCGATCCAGGCCAAGTACCTCAACACGAGCGAGAGCCCGATCTACAAGAAGTCGCAGGTGCTGTTCGGGCTCGACCAGGCCAAGCGCGAGATCGCGCGGCGGCACCAGGTGGTGGTCGTCGAGGGGTACACCGACGTGATGGCCATGCACGAGGCCGGGGTGCCGACGGCGGTGGCGTCGTCGGGCACGGCGTTCGGCGAGGAGCACATGCGGGTGCTCCGGCAGATCATGATGGACGACGACACCTTCCGCGGTGAGGTGATCTTCACCTTCGACGGTGACTCGGCGGGGCAGAAGGCCGCCCTCAAGGCGTTCGAGGGTGATCAGACGTTCGCCGGTCAGACCTACATCGCCGTGGCGCCCGACGGGATGGACCCGTGCGAGCTGCGGCTGGCCAAGGGCGACGCCGCCGTGCGCGACCTCGTGGCCCGCCGCACCCCGCTGTTCGAGTTCGCGATCCGCAGCCTGCTCTCCGAGTACGACCTCGACTCGGTGGACGGCCAGGTGGCGGCCCTGCAACGCACCGTGCCGCTGGTGGCGCAGATCAAGGACCGCGCCAAACGCGACGGCTACGCCACCAAACTCGCGTGGTGGGTCGGCTGGCAGGACGAGGCCATGGTGGTGCGGCGCGTGCGCGAGACCGCCGGCGCGCCCGTGAAGGCGAACGGTGCCCGGCGCGCACCAGTGCGCAGCGGCGGCGGTGCGAACGGCGCCGACGGGGGGCGACGTCCGGCGCAACTGGAGCGCCCCGACCCGCGGAACCCGGACCTGGAGGCACAGCGGGAGGCGTTGAAGGCCGCCCTGCAGGAGCCCGCGCTCGCCGGGCCCGAGTACGACGCGCTGCCGGAGGACGCGTTCGTGCACCCCGCCTACGTGGGGGTGCATCGCGCGATCGTGAAGGCGGGCGGCACGAGCAGCGGTCTCACCGGTCCCGCGCTGATCGAGGCGGCCGCCGCGCACGCGGACGACCGCACGGTCGCGTCGCTGCTCTCGGAGTTGGCGGTGGAACCACTGAGGTCCCAGAGCGACGCCGACGTCCGCTACGTGTCGAGCGTGCTCGCCGCCGTGCAGGAGAGCCTCGTCGGCAGGCAGATCGGAGAACTCAAGTCGCGGTTGCAGCGACTGTCTCCGGTGGACGCGGCAGAGGAGTACCGCGCGCTCTTCGGTGACCTCGTGGCACTGGAGCAGTACCGTATTGCGTTGCGGGAACAGGCGGCGAACCGATGGGATTGA
- a CDS encoding SDR family oxidoreductase encodes MTTNDTTNNTGNTVGDEPRVILVTGASSGIGEATARRLAGDGHHVVLAARRTDRLDVIVEEIRKAGHSAEARALDVVNRAAFQALVDDVVATRGRLDVLVGNAGVMLLSRLDALLVEEWDRMVDVNVRGLYNGIAAVLPHFRAQGAGHVVTMASIGAHEVVPTSAVYSATKYAAWALTEGLRTESDPTIRVTTISPGVTESELADHITDAHAADAMVDYRKAAIPADAVARAVSFAISQPSDVDVNEIIVRPAAQR; translated from the coding sequence ATGACCACCAACGACACCACCAACAACACCGGCAACACCGTCGGAGACGAGCCCCGAGTGATCCTGGTGACGGGCGCCTCCAGCGGGATCGGTGAGGCGACGGCGCGCCGCCTGGCAGGCGATGGGCACCACGTCGTATTGGCGGCGAGGCGTACGGACCGCCTCGACGTCATCGTCGAGGAGATCAGGAAGGCCGGGCACAGCGCGGAGGCCCGTGCCCTGGACGTGGTGAACAGGGCGGCGTTCCAGGCTCTCGTCGACGACGTCGTCGCCACGAGAGGGAGACTCGACGTCCTGGTCGGCAACGCCGGCGTCATGCTGCTGTCACGCCTCGACGCGCTGCTCGTCGAGGAGTGGGACCGCATGGTCGATGTCAACGTCCGTGGGCTGTACAACGGGATCGCGGCGGTGCTGCCGCACTTCCGGGCGCAGGGGGCGGGACACGTCGTCACCATGGCCTCGATCGGTGCGCACGAGGTCGTCCCGACCTCGGCGGTCTACTCGGCGACCAAGTACGCGGCATGGGCGCTCACCGAAGGACTGCGGACGGAATCCGACCCCACCATCCGCGTCACGACCATCTCCCCGGGCGTGACCGAGTCCGAACTGGCCGACCACATCACCGACGCCCACGCGGCCGACGCCATGGTCGACTACCGCAAGGCCGCCATCCCGGCCGACGCCGTCGCCCGCGCAGTCAGCTTCGCCATCTCCCAGCCGAGCGACGTCGACGTCAACGAGATCATCGTTCGCCCGGCCGCGCAACGCTGA
- a CDS encoding deoxyguanosinetriphosphate triphosphohydrolase, translated as MGYTMHDVQRRFTERPKSSTLPGARDDGRTPYARDRARVLHSAALRRLAGKTQVVGPGEGAEVSGVPRTRLTHSLEVAQISRGIAADLGADPDLCDTAGLAHDIGHPPFGHNGEAALDEAARACGGFEGNAQTLRILTRLEPKVVGDSGEPYGLNLTRACLDATMKYPWPRRDGQRKFGVYADDLDAFTWIRSEAPGEDTCLEAQIMDWADDVAYSVHDVEDGVLADRISLPVLADAQERAALAGLAAEHFCALSVSTVEGAALGLLELPAVADLVRTPYDGSPAAQAALKRMTSELVGRFVSAAVTGTRAVHGEGPLSRYGARLVVPDQVAAEVALLKALALRYVMSDRRRLALQEGQRQLLGELVEVLPLRAPEVLDAGLRPAWDAAPDDAARLRVVIDQIASLTDAQARAWHSWHLGRHG; from the coding sequence ATGGGCTACACCATGCACGACGTGCAGCGGCGGTTCACCGAGCGGCCGAAGTCCTCCACGTTGCCCGGCGCGCGAGATGACGGGCGGACGCCGTACGCGCGCGACCGCGCCAGGGTGCTGCACTCGGCCGCGCTGCGCAGGCTCGCCGGGAAGACGCAGGTCGTCGGTCCCGGTGAGGGTGCCGAGGTGAGCGGGGTGCCGCGGACCCGGCTGACACACTCCCTGGAAGTGGCCCAGATCAGTCGCGGGATCGCCGCCGACCTCGGTGCCGACCCCGATCTCTGCGACACCGCCGGGCTCGCCCACGACATCGGGCACCCACCGTTCGGGCACAACGGCGAGGCGGCACTCGACGAGGCCGCGCGGGCGTGCGGCGGCTTCGAGGGCAACGCGCAGACGCTGCGCATCCTCACGCGGCTGGAGCCCAAGGTGGTGGGCGATTCCGGCGAACCCTACGGACTCAACCTCACCCGCGCCTGCCTCGACGCCACGATGAAGTACCCGTGGCCGCGCCGGGACGGGCAGCGCAAGTTCGGCGTCTACGCCGACGACCTCGACGCGTTCACCTGGATCCGCAGCGAGGCGCCCGGCGAGGACACGTGCCTGGAAGCGCAGATCATGGACTGGGCCGACGACGTGGCGTACTCGGTGCACGACGTCGAGGACGGCGTGCTGGCCGACCGCATCTCGCTGCCGGTGCTCGCGGACGCGCAGGAGCGCGCCGCGCTGGCGGGGCTCGCGGCGGAGCACTTCTGTGCCCTGTCCGTGTCCACGGTCGAGGGCGCGGCGCTCGGTCTGCTGGAGCTGCCCGCCGTGGCCGACTTAGTCCGTACCCCCTACGACGGCTCCCCGGCGGCGCAGGCGGCGCTCAAGCGCATGACGAGTGAACTCGTCGGCCGGTTCGTGTCGGCGGCGGTCACCGGCACCCGCGCCGTCCACGGGGAGGGACCGTTGTCCCGGTACGGCGCTCGGCTGGTGGTGCCCGACCAGGTGGCGGCCGAGGTGGCGTTGCTGAAGGCGCTAGCGCTGCGCTACGTGATGAGCGACCGGCGGCGGCTGGCCCTTCAGGAGGGGCAGCGGCAGTTGCTCGGCGAGCTGGTGGAGGTGCTGCCGCTGCGGGCGCCCGAGGTGCTCGACGCCGGTCTGCGCCCGGCGTGGGACGCGGCACCGGACGACGCCGCCCGCCTGCGCGTGGTGATCGACCAGATCGCCTCGCTCACCGACGCCCAGGCGAGGGCCTGGCATTCCTGGCATCTGGGGCGGCATGGTTGA
- a CDS encoding carboxymuconolactone decarboxylase family protein, producing the protein MPRIPGVPTARASRLLRLVYRFTRRRYGAVPEPITVVAHHPRLLLASGVHELLVERAARVLPRNVAELAVYRTAVRLNCSWCIDFGTMLQKHAGLDIDRLKHIDDYADSPLFTRQERLALAYADAMTDTPVGVTDEQVTELEGEFGRDGLVELTYLVALENSRGRMNSALGITDQGFTSGDACRVPVPSDRQTVTEVSA; encoded by the coding sequence ATGCCCCGCATCCCCGGTGTGCCCACGGCCAGGGCTTCCCGGCTCCTGCGACTGGTGTACCGGTTCACGCGACGCCGCTACGGCGCTGTGCCCGAGCCGATCACCGTCGTCGCGCACCACCCCCGGCTGCTCCTGGCATCCGGGGTGCACGAGCTGCTCGTCGAGCGGGCCGCCCGCGTGCTGCCCCGCAACGTCGCCGAGCTGGCCGTGTACCGCACGGCGGTGCGCCTGAACTGCTCGTGGTGCATCGACTTCGGAACGATGCTGCAGAAGCACGCGGGACTCGACATCGACCGGTTGAAGCACATCGACGACTACGCCGACTCACCGCTGTTCACCCGGCAGGAGCGGCTCGCGCTGGCCTACGCCGACGCGATGACCGACACGCCGGTGGGCGTCACCGACGAGCAGGTGACGGAGCTGGAGGGCGAGTTCGGTCGTGACGGGCTGGTCGAGCTGACCTACCTCGTGGCCCTGGAGAACTCCCGAGGCCGGATGAACAGCGCGCTGGGTATCACCGACCAGGGGTTCACCTCGGGCGACGCGTGCCGGGTGCCCGTGCCCTCGGACCGGCAGACCGTCACCGAGGTATCCGCGTGA